TGCTGTGATCTTTTTACAAGAATTTCAGGAGGTGCTATCCCTCCTCCAGAACGATATCGTTATTTAAATGTTTTTGCTCCGCTTGATAGCTATGCTGTGACCAATTCCGGCGTAGCTTATTCAGGGAGCAGAAAACCGGACATCTTTTATCTGGAAGGCCAGGCATGGACAACCCAGGTAATCAGGATGAAAGACCGTGACGGCAACAGATGTTGCGTATGTGGAGCGCGTTCAAATCTAACTCCGCACCATATTAAATCAAAAGGCGGCCTCGAAGGTGGCGGCGATGAACTCGGTAATCTCATGACTCTCTGCATAGGATGCCATTCCAAGTGCCATGATCACAGATTCAACGAGCATGAGTATTTAC
Above is a genomic segment from Desulforegula conservatrix Mb1Pa containing:
- a CDS encoding HNH endonuclease is translated as MRISDEARGYYWGVVVEWWAWFWDSGRITKAEMHEILKDYSGIESIASGEISEKDFINHIERCCDLFTRISGGAIPPPERYRYLNVFAPLDSYAVTNSGVAYSGSRKPDIFYLEGQAWTTQVIRMKDRDGNRCCVCGARSNLTPHHIKSKGGLEGGGDELGNLMTLCIGCHSKCHDHRFNEHEYLLFLSAARKISRLYRQSTEISKPGHINEVING